One window from the genome of Desulforamulus ruminis DSM 2154 encodes:
- a CDS encoding AzlD domain-containing protein — translation MDAKVLTVIIGMMIVTYIPRMLPLAILSRVTISKGVLDWLGYVPVAVLSALLAPELLIKNGELNLHLSNTYMLAAIPCFIAGIYSKNIFVTVITGMMMVVLLNKLM, via the coding sequence ATGGATGCAAAAGTCCTCACTGTCATCATCGGTATGATGATTGTTACCTATATTCCCAGAATGCTGCCCCTGGCCATTTTATCCAGAGTGACTATTTCCAAGGGAGTCCTGGACTGGCTGGGCTATGTGCCGGTGGCGGTGTTGTCGGCCCTCCTGGCTCCCGAACTCCTGATAAAAAACGGAGAACTCAACCTGCATCTGTCCAACACGTATATGCTGGCTGCCATTCCCTGTTTTATTGCCGGTATCTACAGCAAAAATATTTTTGTTACCGTTATTACGGGAATGATGATGGTGGTTCTATTGAATAAATTAATGTAA
- a CDS encoding PolC-type DNA polymerase III, protein MVAVSLLFQYIRSLSRGTAVERVSPQRTGGRFGAWDPEVPLREQRFLVLDCETTGLMHWNGDRIMSLAAVRLEKGEINPEYFNTLVNPQRDVPSLAADITGLSGPMLLEQPLLQEVLPEFLDFAQGGIITGFNVGFDLAFLNAELQDHGREPFCAAHSLDVFVLARLLYPNCRQRSLEDLAQDYGVPVEGRHTALGDAVMAARLLQAMLAHLEQKRVHTLQDLADFLSYCRLF, encoded by the coding sequence ATGGTGGCCGTAAGCCTTTTATTCCAATATATTCGCTCTCTGAGCAGGGGGACGGCTGTGGAGCGGGTTTCGCCGCAACGGACCGGGGGACGTTTTGGTGCCTGGGATCCCGAGGTGCCTTTGCGGGAACAGCGTTTTCTGGTATTGGACTGTGAGACCACCGGTCTGATGCACTGGAATGGGGACCGGATTATGTCCCTGGCCGCAGTGCGTTTGGAAAAAGGGGAAATAAACCCGGAATATTTCAACACCTTGGTTAATCCTCAGAGAGACGTACCTTCCCTGGCCGCCGATATCACGGGCCTCAGCGGTCCCATGCTGTTGGAGCAACCCCTGCTGCAGGAGGTTCTGCCGGAATTTCTTGATTTTGCCCAAGGGGGCATTATCACCGGCTTTAATGTGGGGTTTGATTTAGCCTTTCTTAATGCCGAACTACAGGATCATGGAAGAGAACCTTTTTGTGCGGCCCATAGTTTAGATGTCTTTGTCCTGGCCCGGCTGCTCTATCCCAACTGCCGGCAGCGCAGCCTGGAAGACTTGGCTCAGGACTATGGTGTTCCGGTGGAGGGACGCCATACCGCCCTTGGGGATGCGGTCATGGCTGCGCGATTGCTGCAGGCGATGCTGGCACATCTTGAGCAAAAGAGAGTTCATACCCTTCAGGATTTGGCCGATTTCTTATCTTACTGCAGGCTGTTTTAA
- a CDS encoding cation acetate symporter, whose product MSEIAWIPFAFVTLLVVGTIGLGFYVQRSVRSAADLYVASRSVSVSLNSAAVSGEYLSAASFMGIAGMVMKFGYDVLWYPTLYAAGYLFLLLFIASPLRRFGAYTIPDFAEGRFSSPLFRKIAVIFVLIIGLFYTMPQMKGAGVALVNILHTPYWVGVLLVGAVITFNVSLGGMKGITFVQAFQYWIKMFAISLPLFILFSVLGGYPGHMAQIGSTGEEGNKLPRFTEDSTIVYKPTAPANEITFPAAAQATFVNGAQVAITTAKPLEKGSGSILPENLVLSGLPQQKYTREMAGKKVTLYQFPAGSLVTVADPMAVSGSGKTVPVKMTVYPVDNQESVQIFYAKGEIVPNAPPDRAWIEPYGPFTDKYGHPLLYTYSLILAIICGTAGLPHILVRFYTNPDGQTAKRTAFWVIILLGCFYLFPPMWGALGRNLVPQLYAVTGGAFSTDSVVLMLPRLLNGTFPYLGDLLAGITSAGAFAGFMTTFSGLLVSITGALAHDIYGNMINPQASPGQRLTAFRVAAAAGGIMAVLLGTVVENFDINMMVGWAFAIAAASYFPMLIVSVWWRRTSVAGAAAGMLGGGILALLAIVSVMLADKKVIPALNAYYAAHPVIRSLAEQPAIWAVPLSLSLIFIVSLLTPGGVPKDAGYKMLVLHAPEELGLRDEYIKEESKQTPAGAH is encoded by the coding sequence GTGAGTGAGATTGCCTGGATTCCATTTGCCTTTGTAACACTGCTGGTGGTCGGTACCATTGGTTTAGGATTTTATGTTCAGCGGTCGGTACGCAGCGCGGCGGACCTCTACGTGGCTTCCCGCTCAGTCAGCGTATCTTTAAATTCCGCCGCTGTTTCCGGGGAATACCTTTCAGCAGCTTCCTTTATGGGCATCGCCGGCATGGTTATGAAATTTGGCTATGATGTACTATGGTATCCCACCCTTTATGCAGCCGGCTATCTGTTTTTGTTGCTTTTCATTGCCAGCCCCCTGCGGCGTTTTGGCGCCTATACCATTCCGGATTTTGCCGAGGGGCGTTTTTCCAGCCCTCTTTTTCGTAAAATTGCGGTAATCTTCGTGCTGATTATTGGGTTGTTTTACACCATGCCTCAGATGAAAGGGGCCGGGGTGGCCCTGGTTAATATTCTGCACACTCCTTATTGGGTAGGAGTCCTTTTAGTTGGCGCGGTGATTACTTTTAATGTATCCCTGGGAGGAATGAAAGGAATTACCTTTGTGCAGGCCTTTCAATACTGGATCAAAATGTTTGCCATTTCCCTTCCCCTGTTTATTCTTTTTTCGGTGCTGGGGGGCTACCCCGGTCATATGGCTCAGATTGGCAGCACCGGTGAAGAAGGAAACAAGCTGCCCCGGTTTACGGAGGACAGCACCATAGTCTACAAGCCCACGGCGCCGGCCAACGAAATTACTTTTCCGGCTGCCGCTCAGGCCACCTTTGTGAACGGAGCCCAAGTGGCCATTACCACCGCCAAGCCCCTGGAAAAGGGAAGCGGCTCCATTTTACCGGAGAATCTGGTGCTATCCGGACTGCCCCAGCAAAAATATACTCGGGAAATGGCGGGCAAAAAGGTGACCCTGTATCAATTTCCGGCGGGCAGTTTGGTTACGGTGGCAGACCCCATGGCGGTATCCGGCAGCGGAAAAACCGTACCGGTCAAAATGACGGTATATCCTGTGGATAATCAGGAAAGCGTACAAATTTTTTATGCCAAGGGCGAGATCGTACCCAATGCTCCCCCGGATAGAGCCTGGATTGAACCCTATGGTCCCTTTACCGATAAATATGGACACCCGCTGCTGTACACCTATTCACTGATCCTGGCCATCATCTGCGGTACGGCGGGCCTTCCCCATATCCTGGTGCGATTTTACACCAATCCGGACGGCCAAACGGCTAAGCGGACGGCTTTCTGGGTCATTATATTGCTGGGCTGCTTCTATCTGTTTCCGCCCATGTGGGGCGCTTTGGGCCGAAACCTGGTACCGCAACTTTACGCCGTTACCGGGGGGGCCTTCAGCACCGACTCGGTGGTGCTGATGCTGCCGCGTTTATTAAACGGCACCTTCCCTTACCTGGGGGATCTGCTGGCCGGGATTACTTCAGCCGGAGCCTTTGCGGGATTTATGACTACTTTTTCAGGGCTGCTGGTATCCATTACCGGGGCGCTGGCCCATGACATTTACGGCAATATGATCAATCCCCAGGCTTCTCCGGGCCAACGTCTGACCGCCTTCCGGGTGGCGGCCGCCGCCGGCGGAATCATGGCCGTACTGCTTGGCACCGTGGTTGAGAATTTTGATATTAACATGATGGTGGGGTGGGCCTTTGCCATTGCTGCGGCTTCCTATTTCCCCATGCTGATTGTAAGCGTATGGTGGCGGCGGACCAGCGTTGCCGGTGCGGCCGCCGGGATGCTGGGAGGGGGAATTTTAGCCCTGCTGGCCATTGTATCGGTTATGCTGGCGGATAAAAAGGTGATTCCGGCCCTAAACGCCTATTACGCAGCCCATCCGGTCATCCGTTCCCTGGCGGAACAGCCCGCCATTTGGGCCGTTCCCCTGTCCCTAAGCCTCATTTTTATTGTTTCCTTACTGACTCCGGGGGGAGTGCCCAAGGATGCGGGGTACAAAATGCTGGTGCTGCATGCACCTGAAGAATTGGGGTTGCGGGATGAATACATTAAGGAAGAATCCAAGCAGACACCGGCAGGCGCCCATTAA
- a CDS encoding DUF294 nucleotidyltransferase-like domain-containing protein, translated as MVNRRIDTFMSRPVITCRPTDPVSQVANIMIRRNISAVMVVNDHNEPVGTITEKGLVKKLIAVPRDMGSCTAETVMEAKMITLPPSAFLYEALLAVIKEGVKHLTVVEEGKLVGIVTLMDLVKTRSTGTLWVARTIESQDTLAGLQEAGREVDLLLSALIAERAPVPVLFEIMSEMHRRLTRQIITLCEKDMEREGYGPPPVPYNWLDLGSAGRKEQTLRTDQDNAMVYADPPGDKAAAAAEYFLLLGEKVVEGLAQCGFTKCRGKIMAANPKWCRSLSDWQKTIDHWGGRLSSSEVRDLTIFLDFRPLNGPSFLTQALWEQIFRSLGAGSPASHRLTGDELQHHPPLGLGKRFITEKSGPHRDEINLKTAAALHIVNCLRIFALHYGITETSTLGRLQQLAALKAIDRDESEYIQDAFEAIMSFRIRENLRKFRCGLEPDDSIKPHQLSRREQDVLRSGLSVIVRLQKQTGKYFNMPR; from the coding sequence ATGGTGAACCGTCGTATCGATACATTCATGTCCCGGCCTGTCATTACCTGTCGCCCCACAGACCCGGTAAGCCAAGTGGCCAACATCATGATTCGCCGGAACATCAGCGCCGTCATGGTTGTTAACGACCACAACGAGCCGGTAGGAACCATTACGGAAAAAGGCCTGGTGAAAAAATTAATTGCCGTGCCCCGAGATATGGGAAGCTGTACTGCAGAAACCGTCATGGAAGCCAAAATGATCACCCTCCCCCCTTCAGCCTTTCTTTATGAGGCCCTGCTGGCTGTCATCAAGGAAGGAGTAAAACACCTGACCGTGGTGGAAGAGGGAAAACTAGTGGGTATCGTCACCCTGATGGACCTGGTGAAAACCCGCAGTACCGGTACTCTCTGGGTAGCCCGCACCATTGAATCTCAAGACACACTGGCCGGGCTGCAGGAAGCCGGCCGGGAGGTAGATCTGCTGCTTAGCGCCCTGATTGCAGAGAGAGCGCCGGTCCCTGTTCTTTTTGAAATCATGTCTGAAATGCACCGGCGTCTAACCCGGCAGATCATCACGCTCTGTGAAAAGGATATGGAAAGGGAGGGTTACGGCCCTCCCCCGGTGCCTTATAACTGGCTTGACCTGGGCAGTGCCGGACGAAAGGAACAAACCCTGCGCACCGATCAGGATAATGCCATGGTTTATGCCGACCCGCCGGGGGATAAAGCCGCTGCCGCCGCTGAATATTTCCTGCTCCTGGGTGAAAAAGTGGTGGAAGGATTAGCCCAATGCGGCTTTACCAAATGCAGGGGAAAGATTATGGCTGCCAATCCCAAGTGGTGCCGGTCCCTTTCGGATTGGCAGAAAACCATCGACCACTGGGGAGGGCGGCTGAGCTCTTCTGAAGTACGGGACTTAACCATCTTTCTTGACTTTCGTCCCCTGAACGGCCCTTCTTTTCTGACACAGGCTTTGTGGGAACAAATCTTCCGGTCTTTAGGAGCCGGCTCTCCGGCCTCCCACAGGTTAACCGGAGATGAGCTTCAACACCATCCCCCCCTGGGCTTGGGCAAACGTTTTATCACCGAGAAATCCGGTCCTCACCGGGATGAGATTAATTTGAAAACAGCCGCCGCCCTGCACATCGTCAACTGCCTGCGCATTTTTGCCCTTCATTATGGTATTACCGAAACCTCCACCCTGGGCAGGCTGCAGCAGTTAGCTGCATTGAAAGCCATTGATCGGGACGAGTCCGAATATATTCAAGATGCCTTTGAAGCCATTATGAGCTTCCGCATAAGGGAAAATCTGCGCAAGTTCCGTTGCGGCCTGGAACCCGATGATTCCATTAAACCTCACCAGTTAAGCCGCCGGGAGCAGGATGTTCTGCGCAGCGGCCTCTCGGTGATTGTTCGGCTGCAAAAACAAACCGGCAAATATTTTAATATGCCCCGGTAA
- a CDS encoding DUF485 domain-containing protein produces the protein MEKIRGTDATPGVGCSGAGPVENPRTMDVHSQEYLALIMSQQLRLSLGLFAIFIIILLGLPLFNFYLPELANARLFGFTLSWLFLGVLFYPLTWAVAYIYVKRSLKLEYLIAQRVVGLKREGRS, from the coding sequence ATGGAAAAGATCAGAGGAACCGATGCAACCCCAGGGGTTGGCTGTTCCGGGGCGGGACCCGTAGAAAACCCAAGGACCATGGATGTTCACAGCCAGGAATATTTAGCACTGATTATGTCCCAGCAACTTCGATTGAGTTTAGGACTCTTTGCCATCTTTATTATCATTCTTTTGGGTTTGCCTTTATTTAATTTTTATTTGCCGGAACTGGCCAATGCTCGTCTCTTTGGTTTTACCCTGAGCTGGCTGTTTCTGGGGGTTCTTTTCTATCCCCTTACCTGGGCGGTGGCCTACATTTATGTAAAGCGTTCATTAAAGCTGGAATATCTCATTGCCCAACGGGTTGTGGGTCTTAAAAGGGAGGGAAGGTCGTGA
- a CDS encoding ArsR/SmtB family transcription factor gives MAQVHKFEAPAELLKALAHPTRLCIVEGLMGGQCNVSKIQACLDIPQSTVSQQLSILRAKGIIEGRRQGTEVVYSVVNEKVKKIVRVLLEDPEGV, from the coding sequence ATGGCACAAGTTCATAAGTTTGAAGCCCCGGCAGAACTCTTAAAGGCCCTTGCTCATCCAACCCGGCTATGTATTGTGGAGGGTTTAATGGGGGGCCAGTGCAACGTCAGTAAAATCCAGGCCTGCCTGGATATACCCCAGTCCACGGTATCCCAGCAGTTATCCATTCTGCGGGCCAAGGGAATTATCGAAGGACGGCGCCAGGGTACGGAAGTGGTTTACTCGGTGGTCAATGAAAAGGTAAAAAAAATTGTCAGGGTCTTGCTGGAAGACCCGGAAGGAGTATGA
- a CDS encoding AAA family ATPase, with protein sequence MWIQKIRLKNIKSYGEGDQGQGIFISLEPGVNQIAGKNGVGKSTIIEAVGYVLFDADPVMGNARMARNTYLLRNGSKSGEIDLWVWGQDCLYRVERDLGNGGRRWKVVREDDHFIEAEGDKEVREFLAKLAGVDRPERLPEVYYSLLGVKQGRFTLPFDLKPGEAKNHFDPLLDVDIFRQCFDQLKEPADQIRQDIHTLLTEISGLEGQMAQLQDAPLRLEEGIKEAAHWEEMVLQCQRSLHKTSVVVKQLDEQLNRLQKTRLEVTQIRGRMEGCQAEVEVARARVAEARQAQETLEQWQEHYRAFLEVEKQRTLLEEKRQSRDRLLKELAALEREETGLTREMEAAGSAAAKDRGQAEAKNKEYVSRWQTWTRERDRHRTGETEVKKLSQRAEEMKNALIQVVEWLKAMTTLNKQAIDQMAELETVYSSLDDQMDSRVTTAREALKRAEKAEEDCRSRLERICQDQIGLEKQLKELSSGMCPLLGTACNQFNPDKAKEDLAHLKDTVKQVTEEFDRHRLNSQGCKKELDLWLEAEKKQVAKLAQERQLASNIFGLARQMEDAPARAAAERLGLEIQGLPPEIPPIPGLEEIKVSTVESCRTLVESMKARQLKLYGYYQQWFPIVEDLIKGAQDAATLRVAQAKELAGEERALKSLTQDIQTLLQSAEGAEKRVMTLQQNLEELGQKIKERLKNLQEYEHLDAQGVENDRRKAEYQPGYTRYLQNLPAAERFNAYSQALQNNLKALEQVKLQRTEAEQRLQEEQDRYSEEEHLGAKEELARANLLLGEAKSKQKDAQRILQEQQNRVQILNKLNQLRAKQMGERARLQAQEKIIEKARQILKNSQELVARSLTSRVAARAQNIYNAMTRDASQFSWRSGDYSLSLTTVSGEKRFASLSGGQQMKAALAMQLALVKEFSSAGFCAFDEPTYGLDVEGRELLAEAIASSQEECRFEQLLLVSHDQAFDDKVEYAVKLDYSPLEGTRI encoded by the coding sequence ATGTGGATACAAAAAATCCGCTTGAAAAATATTAAAAGTTACGGTGAGGGAGACCAGGGCCAGGGAATTTTTATTTCCCTGGAGCCGGGGGTCAATCAAATTGCCGGTAAAAACGGCGTTGGCAAAAGCACCATTATCGAGGCCGTTGGGTATGTGCTTTTTGATGCCGATCCCGTGATGGGGAATGCCAGAATGGCCAGGAATACCTACTTGCTCAGAAACGGCTCAAAATCCGGAGAAATTGATCTGTGGGTGTGGGGGCAGGATTGCCTCTACCGGGTGGAACGGGACCTGGGCAACGGAGGCCGCCGCTGGAAAGTGGTGCGGGAAGACGATCACTTTATTGAGGCTGAAGGAGATAAGGAAGTCCGGGAATTTTTGGCCAAGCTTGCCGGAGTGGACCGGCCTGAACGATTGCCGGAGGTTTATTACAGCCTGTTGGGCGTAAAACAGGGCCGCTTTACTCTTCCCTTTGATTTGAAGCCCGGGGAGGCAAAAAATCACTTTGACCCTTTACTGGACGTGGATATCTTCCGGCAGTGTTTTGACCAGTTGAAAGAACCCGCGGACCAGATTCGCCAGGACATCCATACCCTGCTTACTGAAATCAGCGGACTGGAAGGACAAATGGCCCAGCTTCAGGACGCTCCGCTGCGGCTGGAGGAAGGGATTAAGGAGGCGGCTCATTGGGAAGAAATGGTGCTGCAGTGCCAGCGAAGTCTACATAAAACTTCCGTGGTGGTAAAACAGTTGGATGAACAACTGAACCGTCTGCAAAAAACCCGGTTAGAAGTCACCCAAATCCGGGGCCGGATGGAGGGATGCCAGGCTGAGGTAGAGGTGGCCCGGGCCAGAGTTGCGGAGGCCCGGCAGGCTCAAGAGACGCTGGAGCAATGGCAGGAACATTACCGGGCTTTTCTGGAGGTGGAAAAACAAAGGACCCTGCTGGAAGAAAAGCGCCAATCCCGGGACCGGCTGCTAAAGGAATTGGCTGCCCTGGAGCGGGAGGAAACCGGTTTAACCCGGGAGATGGAAGCTGCCGGCAGCGCAGCGGCCAAGGACCGGGGGCAGGCCGAAGCAAAAAACAAGGAATATGTCTCCCGGTGGCAAACCTGGACCCGGGAGCGGGACCGGCACAGGACAGGAGAAACGGAGGTCAAAAAACTCAGCCAGCGGGCGGAGGAGATGAAAAATGCCTTGATTCAGGTGGTGGAGTGGCTGAAGGCCATGACCACCCTGAACAAGCAGGCCATTGATCAAATGGCTGAACTGGAGACCGTCTACAGTTCCCTGGATGATCAAATGGACTCCCGGGTGACAACCGCCAGGGAGGCCCTGAAACGGGCTGAAAAAGCTGAAGAGGATTGTCGGAGCAGGCTGGAGCGGATCTGTCAGGATCAAATCGGCCTGGAAAAACAATTAAAGGAACTTTCTTCGGGAATGTGCCCCTTGCTGGGGACCGCGTGCAATCAGTTCAATCCGGATAAGGCCAAAGAGGATTTAGCCCATTTAAAGGATACGGTAAAACAGGTGACCGAAGAATTTGACCGGCACAGGTTAAACAGCCAAGGATGCAAAAAAGAACTGGATCTTTGGCTGGAGGCCGAGAAAAAACAAGTGGCAAAGCTGGCTCAGGAACGGCAGTTGGCCAGCAATATTTTCGGTCTGGCTCGGCAAATGGAGGACGCCCCGGCCAGGGCAGCCGCTGAAAGACTGGGTTTAGAAATACAGGGTCTGCCGCCGGAGATTCCTCCCATCCCGGGGCTGGAGGAAATCAAGGTGTCCACGGTGGAGAGCTGCCGGACCTTGGTCGAATCCATGAAAGCAAGGCAATTGAAGCTGTATGGGTACTATCAGCAGTGGTTTCCCATAGTAGAGGATTTAATCAAAGGGGCACAGGATGCGGCAACCCTGCGGGTTGCCCAGGCCAAAGAACTGGCCGGGGAGGAACGGGCTTTAAAATCCCTGACCCAGGACATTCAGACCTTGCTGCAAAGTGCCGAAGGGGCTGAAAAAAGGGTTATGACTCTTCAACAAAACCTGGAGGAACTGGGGCAAAAGATAAAGGAGCGGCTCAAGAATCTTCAGGAATATGAACACTTAGACGCCCAAGGGGTTGAGAACGACCGGAGGAAAGCAGAGTATCAGCCGGGATACACCCGGTATCTGCAAAACCTGCCTGCTGCGGAAAGGTTCAATGCATACAGCCAAGCCCTGCAAAATAACCTAAAAGCTCTGGAACAGGTAAAGCTGCAACGGACGGAAGCGGAACAAAGGCTGCAGGAGGAACAGGACCGCTACAGCGAAGAGGAGCACCTAGGAGCCAAAGAGGAGTTGGCCCGGGCCAATCTCCTGCTGGGAGAGGCCAAAAGTAAGCAAAAGGACGCCCAAAGAATTTTGCAAGAACAGCAAAACCGCGTGCAGATTTTAAACAAGCTGAATCAACTGCGGGCAAAACAAATGGGGGAACGGGCCCGCCTGCAGGCCCAGGAAAAAATAATCGAGAAAGCCCGGCAAATTTTAAAAAATTCTCAGGAATTAGTGGCCAGGAGCCTCACTTCCCGGGTGGCGGCCCGGGCTCAGAATATTTACAACGCCATGACCCGGGATGCCTCTCAGTTTAGCTGGCGGTCCGGGGATTACAGCTTAAGTTTAACCACCGTGTCGGGAGAGAAAAGGTTTGCCAGTCTTTCCGGAGGTCAGCAGATGAAGGCGGCCTTGGCCATGCAGTTGGCTTTGGTGAAAGAATTTTCTTCAGCGGGGTTCTGCGCCTTCGACGAACCCACCTACGGGTTGGATGTGGAGGGCCGGGAACTGCTGGCCGAGGCCATTGCCAGTTCCCAGGAGGAATGCCGGTTTGAACAACTGCTTTTGGTTTCCCACGACCAGGCCTTTGATGACAAAGTTGAATATGCGGTGAAGCTGGATTATTCTCCTCTGGAAGGAACCAGAATTTAG
- a CDS encoding metallophosphoesterase family protein, translating into MSLLKFVHCSDIHLGRQRLGGKLPDSDFARAFAYIVNYTLDTGADALLIAGDLFDSPNIQPPFLQQATACLRPLQEAGIPVFAVEGNHDRATVTGESISWVRYLSDAGILHLLSIPFTPEGPVLTPWDLQSRQGSYYDFKGVRIVGSAYLGAGTIRRARLIAEEMARWDRKEVAAVIMLLHAGPDYIVQEGGGFSKENLEFLHERVDYLALGHIHKPMMHGGWAVNPGSPEHVRLEECRYDGQPRGMAVLEMDPALPEPLLKVEIRSLPRRKIYTLRYDCSPHGNKIKRAMEGIKEDIEAAVRSKDMEPEAALRLELTGAVNLGRIRLDTEALAQYLEEKIPLQAVEVHSGALQPTRAESSSHEGPEGPPSREALELAAIEELVANQPLPGLEGEAGELARFFYQLKEDVRNRASVQEIRERLECSPLVSRLLSQTEELVQPEAVVAAARDRREV; encoded by the coding sequence ATGTCCCTTTTAAAATTTGTTCACTGTTCGGATATTCATTTGGGAAGACAGCGCCTGGGCGGTAAACTGCCTGATTCCGATTTTGCCCGGGCCTTTGCCTATATCGTAAATTACACGCTGGATACCGGGGCCGATGCGCTGCTCATTGCCGGAGATCTCTTTGACTCGCCTAATATTCAGCCGCCCTTTTTACAGCAGGCAACCGCTTGCCTGCGGCCTTTGCAGGAAGCGGGTATTCCGGTTTTTGCCGTAGAGGGAAACCACGACCGGGCCACGGTGACCGGGGAATCCATCAGTTGGGTCCGCTATTTAAGCGATGCCGGCATACTTCACCTTTTATCCATCCCCTTTACTCCGGAAGGTCCGGTGCTGACTCCCTGGGATTTGCAGAGCCGGCAGGGTTCTTACTATGATTTTAAAGGCGTCCGCATCGTCGGTTCGGCTTATCTGGGGGCCGGGACCATCCGGAGAGCCCGGCTGATTGCCGAGGAAATGGCCCGCTGGGACCGGAAAGAAGTGGCAGCGGTGATCATGCTATTGCACGCCGGACCGGACTACATCGTGCAGGAGGGCGGGGGGTTCTCCAAAGAAAACCTGGAATTTCTCCATGAGCGGGTGGATTATCTGGCCCTGGGACATATTCACAAACCGATGATGCACGGAGGATGGGCCGTTAACCCGGGCTCACCGGAACATGTGCGCCTGGAAGAGTGCCGGTATGACGGACAGCCCCGGGGAATGGCGGTGCTGGAAATGGATCCTGCCCTGCCGGAACCGCTGCTTAAGGTGGAAATCCGCTCTCTGCCCAGACGGAAAATTTATACCCTGCGCTATGACTGTTCCCCTCACGGAAATAAAATCAAGCGGGCCATGGAAGGAATAAAGGAAGATATCGAGGCGGCTGTAAGGAGTAAAGATATGGAACCGGAGGCAGCCCTGCGGCTGGAACTGACCGGGGCGGTTAATCTGGGGCGCATCCGGCTGGACACCGAAGCACTGGCTCAATACCTGGAGGAGAAGATTCCCTTGCAAGCAGTGGAGGTCCATTCCGGAGCGCTCCAACCGACCCGTGCCGAAAGCAGCAGTCATGAGGGTCCAGAGGGGCCTCCCTCCCGGGAGGCCTTAGAGCTTGCGGCCATTGAAGAACTGGTTGCCAACCAGCCCCTTCCGGGACTGGAAGGGGAGGCCGGTGAGCTGGCCCGGTTTTTTTATCAATTAAAAGAAGATGTTCGGAACCGGGCCTCTGTTCAGGAGATAAGGGAAAGGCTGGAATGCAGTCCGCTGGTATCCCGGCTGCTGTCCCAAACCGAGGAGCTGGTGCAGCCCGAAGCGGTGGTGGCCGCTGCCCGGGACAGGAGGGAAGTTTAA
- a CDS encoding AzlC family ABC transporter permease codes for MLRLEFKEGVQAAVPLVFGYFPIGMAFGVLAVQSGMSIAEIFMMSLLVYAGSSQFIAAGLLAAQASVGAILLTTFLVNCRHLLMTASLAPFVKNISPKILSLLGFWVTDETYAVSISTVVKKQKSQGYFFGLFITAHLAWLSSTVLGAVLGNFIPEPQKFGLDFALPAMFIALLILQVRHKKAVAIILVSSILSICFKLNLAGNWNIILATIISATIGVCIDKWMQKSSLSSSV; via the coding sequence TTGTTGCGCTTAGAATTTAAGGAAGGCGTACAGGCCGCTGTACCGCTGGTTTTCGGCTATTTTCCCATCGGCATGGCCTTTGGCGTGCTGGCAGTCCAGTCCGGAATGAGCATTGCCGAGATTTTTATGATGTCACTGCTGGTCTATGCCGGTTCCTCACAATTTATCGCTGCAGGTTTACTGGCAGCCCAGGCGTCCGTTGGAGCCATTCTTTTGACAACCTTTTTGGTTAACTGCCGCCATCTGTTAATGACCGCCTCTCTGGCGCCCTTTGTCAAGAACATCAGCCCCAAGATTTTATCACTGCTGGGGTTCTGGGTAACTGATGAGACCTATGCGGTTTCCATCAGCACGGTGGTAAAAAAACAAAAAAGCCAGGGGTATTTCTTCGGTCTTTTTATAACCGCCCACCTGGCATGGCTTTCCAGCACCGTCCTGGGCGCGGTACTGGGAAACTTCATCCCCGAGCCGCAAAAATTTGGTCTGGACTTTGCTCTGCCGGCCATGTTCATTGCCCTGCTGATTCTTCAAGTACGGCATAAAAAGGCCGTTGCCATTATCCTTGTATCTTCGATATTGTCCATTTGCTTTAAACTCAACCTGGCCGGGAACTGGAACATTATCCTGGCTACCATCATCTCAGCCACGATCGGAGTGTGTATTGATAAATGGATGCAAAAGTCCTCACTGTCATCATCGGTATGA